One Heyndrickxia oleronia genomic window, TTTTCAAATATTTGATCTAACTTTTCACTAGTCATATTTGGAGTTTCACTGAAAATCCTTTCTACCCAATGGTTTAACTTTTCCTCGCCAATCGTTGCTGTTAGGTTTTCGTACATTTTCTTAGCTTTATTAGAACCAACTGCTCTATTTAACTGCGCTGAAACAATAATATCTGACATCCACTCTTCTTTCGTTTTAAAGGTAAGAGTTAGCCTAATGACCTCTCGGCTAATTCGTTCCTCTATCTCTTGAGGTGAAGCGTTTGGATTCAAAATAAGAAGTGACGGTAGCAATGTTTGTGGATAGGAATTAGTCATTATAACAGCTATCGGATTAGGTTTTTTAATTAGTTTTTCTATTAGACTCATATTAATAGATGGGAGATTTATAGTTTTCTGATGATAAATTGTGAGCCAATCATTTATCTTTTCCCCCACTAATTCATTATTTTGCCAATAAAGATTGGAAGCCTGTCCTTTATAATCAAAAACAAAGTAATTAATCCATTTTTTTTGCTTTATCGTCGTATTATTAGAGGAAGTTATCCAGTTCCCATGCTTATATTGTTTTTCTATTAAATTGATTTTACTATCTTCTATTTTTAAAGGTGAAAGCTTAAAAAACCAATCTTTTAATAGGAAGGCAACCTGGTTTCCCTTTTCTTTTAATTCATATTGAAAAGTTATACGATCTGAATTGACCTTTAATTTAGACTTATTTTCATTTTCCCAGATGCATTTTTGTTGTTTTTCTCCAACAATACATTTTAGATTTTCAAGGCTACTTGGCCATTCGATTGAATACGTACCACTTGATAATGGGTGTATGACTTGCTTAATATAAAAGGTACGATTATTATGTTCAATTGTAATCGTTTGACTTGCTTTTTCTACTTCTTGCTTTTTTTGTCCACTTGAATATCCATGCCATTGGAAATAAAGTATACTACCGATGAAAATGAACAGAAAAAAAATCAAATATTTTACCACTGACTTACGAAACATCCTTTTTCCCCTTTAATTAATTATTTCTAATTTTATCTCGAATACTTCTCTGTTTGCTATCACAATGATACAATAATGAGGAGCTGTTTTTCTAGGTGTAAATATTTATTGGATTTTTATAGAATCTTATATCATTCATAAAAAAATAATAAAAAGAGGAAGAGAACATGTTACAACGTTTTATAGAATTAGGTGAAGGATACTCAGATATTTATGAACTTATCGAATTAGCAAATGCTAATCAACATCGTTTAGCACATTTAATGGCGTTACATACAACAATTGAAGAGAAACATATGACTTCCCTCGTTGTTGTTCTTCAGCCTACAGATCCAGGAGAGTTTCAGGCATTATATATTTGTCGTGAGGGCATTCCAAATCCACATATATTGCCAAATAAACGTTTTGATTTATTTAATCAGATCGCCGAGAAATTAGGCAAACAAATTATCGAAATCGAAGTCAAAAATTCGCGCGATTTCGCTGAAAATGCTTTATTTTATCAATATTTGATTGGAATTCTTAGACTCAATCATTATATTCCACCGATGCAATAAGTTCTTGTAATACTTAAAGAAAGGCTGTTTTCATATAGTTTATTAGTAGGTGTAAAGGATTCAGCATTTCTTATGGAGTTTGTAGCACTTTTCTCATGGTTGAAAGTGAAGTGTCTTTTAGCCGATAGTTATTTGTTAAACTTTATTTAAATAGCAACAATGTTTGAGAAAAGAGCCTATATAAATAAAAAAAGGTTGGTGCTTCACCAACCTTCTTATATTATAATCCAATTTTATAATCATACTCTTTTGCCTTATCTGGTTTTGAATTTTCATATTCTGTCTTTAAGAATGGCTTCCATGAAAGGTCTACTTTTCGTACAAATGGCATTGAAGAAAACTTTTCCTGCAATTCTTCAATTTCTTGTCGATCACAATAGAGAACGACGTATTTCATTCTTTTTGAAACATAATGAACATTTCCAAACCTTCTCAGAGTCTTTGCATGTTTTAAATTATAAAGCCAAATAATTAAGCTTTGTCTTTCATTAAACATATTTTATCCCCTTAATCCCTCATTCACATCATTTTAACATATTTTGCATATCTCTATCAATGTCAGAATCTTTTTTGCAAATAAACTCTGTATTGGTTACTAACTTTATGCAGAGCAACTACAACCTCCGCCAGAACCACATCCACCTGAACATGAAGACCCGGCATCGAAAAAAGGATTACCAGTTGGCACCTTAATATGAGGAGACACAGATTTCCCAACAATTACACTAATTTGGTCTAGAATATCCTGTAATGCATTTTCCGCTTTACGAAATGCAGCAACGTTTTCATCTAGATCCATTTCCCGCTTTGCTTCACGTGTCCTGATATTGATTGTTTTGTAATCCGGATGATATCGACCAAATCTTTGTACCTCTGAGTATAAATCTTTCATCTTAACAAATTCTTTTATTTTCTTCTGTGTCTGTAAATCATTGTTTAATTTAAAAAAGCTCTTTCTATATTCATCTGCCGCTTCAGATTGTAGCACCATTTCGGCTAACTTCTGAGCCTCAGAAATTATTTGTAATCTTTCCATAGTTGCAAGCAAAAAGCTCACCTCCAACTTTTATTTTACCATGTTTTCAGTGAGCATGCGAATGGTTGACTCTAATCACCGAGCAAATATTAAATATTAAATCGTTACATAGAATTCTTTTGATAAACCATGACTTTTATTATTTAACTTTACCACTTCAATTTTAATATGATGTACGCCCTTAGAAAGTCCCTTCATGACAAACGCAGCTGTATAGTATTCACCATGTAAGGCACCATCTACATAAACTTTTATTTTTCCACGTTCAACGTTTTTATTCATACCTGAAAATGAGATGCTTGGCACCATACACTCTACAAAGAGATCAGAGCCTTGAATTACATGTTTTATGGTAGTTCTGGGATTGGATTGTACTACTTTATCGTTCTCAGAGGCTTCAGCATTATAGGACTCTGGTTTTGGTATAGTTTGTCTACATCCACTCAATACAATGAGAAACAGCAATATTAAACAAATTAGACCACGCATGATTATCACTCCTTATCATTAGCATCTGCTAAACAAGGATTTTTACTCAAAAAAATACACATTTTTTAATGAAAAATGTGCGACAATTTGTATTATGTATGGCCCTCTCCTACATTTAGATCCATATATTTTCCCACCCTCATCATCCACGCCTAATGTTAATTTACGAAAAGTAATTATCAATAATAGAGGCTCTTTTCTTAAACATTGTTGCTATTTAGATAAGGTTTTAACTAGAAAAATATTAGTTGAAGACCTCAACTCTCCTCAACAAAATGAGAAAAGAGCTGCAAGCTTCATAGTTACGCCCGAAGCCTTGATTAGATGTAATAGTCGGCAGTTAGGCTTTTACAAAAGCAACATACTAAACGAAAAGAGCCTAAATAAATTATTTTTGTGAATATAGCCCTTGTAACATCCCCATCATCATTGATGCCATTTGAAGATTGCTTGAAAGTTTCTCGACACGCTGAGGTATTGTCTTTTCAAAAAAATGTAAGGAAGCAATTTCAAATTTTTTAATTTCCTCAGGATTTCTTGTCAACTTTCTATACCAAGTTGGTTGATTCCTCAAAAACTCTTTTAAATCATTTTTTGAATAAATATAATCAATTATTTCCTTTCTCATTTATCATCGCCTCCTTAATCTTTTCGGAAAGAAAATGGATTTTGTGTAGTATTTTGTGTAGTATTTACACTTGAATTTTGTCCTTGAAATTGGGAAAGTACCCCTTGAACGGAGGCAATTACTTGGCTCAAATTATTTAAATGATTTTGCATCTGATTAGCATCAACCCTTTGTATAATGTTCCCAATTTGATTCATCCATCCTCCACTTTTTGTTTCTTTTTTATTCGCTGTAGACTCTGAAGTTTCATTCCCTTCACTTTGAAATTTTTCCCAGTATGGATCTTCTTCTCCAAGTAGATACCATTCTTCATAAAGTTCTTGCAATGTATGATTTCCATTCCTGACATCTTGGATAATTTTTGGATGGGTTTTCACAAAGGCTTTAAATTTCTCAACTGAAGGGTGAAGTTTACTATTCCCCATAATCATTCACCTCATATATGATAAAGCTAACAATAAATAATATGTTTTGGATGAAGAGGTTTCCTTCAACATAACAACTATTCCCTTAAAATAATCATTGGATTTTTGCCTATCCATTAATAGAATATGATTGATTTAAAAAAAGGTGAGTATGTTTTCACTATTGATTTTATTTGATAAGATAAAAGAAATACTAAGAATAGTAAAATAATTCACAAAGAGGGATAACAACATGAAGGAAAATTTACTTGCTTTATTTAATGAATGTCTTCAAAATGCAAATGAGGATGATCTAAAGGTTATGTATCAGCTTTTAAATGGAGTCAAACGCAAACAGGAAAAGGTTAATTACACTTTTATTGACGGAATCCTACTTATGGATCGAGATATAACTGACCAGAAGTGTGAGATTACCATCCCAATTAGTGCTCTAACTGAAAATTCTTTACAAATTGTTCATGGCGGGGTAACGGCTACTATTTTGGATACAGCAATGGGTACATTAGCCAATAGTCTATTACCTACCGGATATGGTGCAGTTACATCCAACCTTTCAATCTATTATATTGCACCTGGAATAGGAGAATCTTTAAGAGCATCCGCTGAAGTTATACACAAGGGAACAAAAACTCTAGTCATTGAAGGTTCAGTTCATCGAAATGATGGAAAGAAAATCGCTCATTGTTCAGGAACTTTTTTTATAATAAAAAAATAACAAAAGGGTTTTTTCTTTCTCCGCTACTTCTGTAATACCCTTATTAATATTTTGCAATTATTTTCAGCTGTATAAGAAAGTATATGATGTAAACAAAAGAGTGGTCAAATAATGCGTTTTTGAAGTAAAAAACCTTGTATAGCCTCTACATGTGGAGTTATACAAGGTCCAATAACAAGCTGGTTTATTTTTCCCAGCTTTTCTCTATAAAATTTTGTGTATAATATTTTTGATAAACCCCAACCCCTATGTGTGTAAATTTACTTTCAAGTAGTGATTCCCTATGCCCCTCCGAATTAAGCCAACCCTCAACAGCTGATGGTCCATCCATGTATTGTGCAGCAATATTCTCGCCTGCAAGTTGATAAAACACTTGTTCAGAATCTAAGCGTTTCTTTAAGTCGCCATATTTAGGAGATTCATGTGAAAAATATTTTTCAGAGAACATATCCTTGCTATGTTTATATGCAACATCAGCAGTTTTTTGATCCCATTCTAATTTATTTAATCCAAACCGTTCACGAATAATATTAGTAAGATCAAAGATTTGTTTTTCACTTCCCAATTCAATTGGACGCCATTTCGAATCAACAATTGGCATAGGATCTACTAGACGTCCACGGTAGCTCATTTCATAGGGACGTTGTTTAATCAAGGTTTCCTTGTCCATAAAACGAACACTGGATAGTGTTCCTTTAAATTTGTCAAAAGATAATTGAGCATAAATAGATCCTAATTGTACTAATGGTCGAATATTTAAATCCTCTTCAGTAAGTTCAAAACGATAAGTTCCTTCTTCATATTGAACAGTAATATCTGTATCCAAGAAGATATTTTGATAAATTTTTTGTATATTTTCTCCTATAGAAAATGGTGTTATATCATTATCTTTTCCGATAGCGTAAATGGTTACAATTTTCCCATTATACACTCCTACCTGGAAATATGACTCACCCGTATTATAAATCCACCATTCATAATCATAGGCGGACGGATCTTTTCTTATCGGCTCACCGAATTTTTTAATAATTTTGTTTGAAGATTCACCAATGTAAGTAGATATACCTACTTTTGGCCTTTCATATCCTTGCTTTAATTCAGAACGTGAATTTTTGGCTTGTTCATTATCCATAGGGGTTTCTTTATTTATATTGCTATCAAGAATAACACTTTCATTGTCAGGTTTTAAATGGAAATATAGACTTAATATAAATATAATAACGAGTATGATAAAAACTTTAAAAAGTGTACGCAGATCCGCCCCTCCTTCTAAATATTCTGGATATTCCAAGGAATATAAATTTATATAAAAAGTATTTCTACTATTTTATTTGTTTTTATTGATTCAATCTTTATTACTATACTTATTATAGCATTTATACTTTATGAATGGTTAGAAAAAAAGAATAGTGAGAATACATAACTATTTCTGTTATTGATTATAAAAATTTATAATCGACTCATCCTCTTTTTCTTTTAAACCATTCATGAATTTATTTCGTACGTACATAATATGACTAACGCTTTCTTAAATGTTGAACGTATTGACAATCACTGATTATTCACAATGTAGTCATTGCAAGAAAGATTATTTTAGACTATTATTAAACATGAGAGAATTTGGCTATTTTTTATTTTTGTTCTTTTTAGCATTAGGAGGGAAATAAGAGATGAACTTCGAGAACATCGGGATTCAATTATTTAAAGCAGATTTAAACAGACTAGATGATATTATGAAAAAATATGGTATGATCCGTGCAGAGCAATGGGATTACGAACGTGTTTCTTATGATCGTAAATTTATCATAAGAGAAGGAACATATTATCTTCGCGTACAAGCTTATGCAGTTGAAGGCGATGTTGATACGTTTGATGCACATATGCAGTTAATGACACCTATTTTAGGTAAACATTATTACCCACATGGGGTTGAGTATGGCGATGATGAGGTATACCCATCACATCTTGTTAAGCAATGTGAAGAATTACTAAATTCATTAAAGAAAGAAATAGAAGCATTTGCGGAGTAAGAAAGAAAGAGTGCAGAGAAGATTTTCTGCACTCTTTTTACATTTATTAATATGGAATTTTCCCCTAGCATGATTAAAGAACATTCTCTATTCCAAAAAAACTTTAATAAAGAAGGGATTAAAATCCTAAAATTGCTTTTATTACTGAGGTAGTTTCCCCTCCATGATAAAAAACATAAAGTAGAAGATAGACTACAACGCCGGTAATCGCAGTAAGAAACCAAATAATACTTGTAATAGGCCCTAACTTGCGATGGAACGAAATACGATCCTTATAACCGCTCCATAAAGAAATAATTCCAAGAACCGCGCCTATAGTTGCAAGACTGATATGAAAAATTAAAAATACTGTATAATATATTTTTAAATTGTCTGGGCCACCAAATGAAGTGTTTCCAATAAAAATAGTTCTTGATGAGTAAATTAGAAAAAATACTACTGCAAAAATAGCAGCGATTGTCATTGCTCTCATATGTTGATCTATTTTTTTCTTTCTAATTAAATTCCATCCAATGGCAACAAATATAGCACTAATAACAATACACGAAGTACTTATAGTAGGTAACACAGGAACTGACATAATTTCTCCCCTCAAAAGAAAATAATTAAGTTAAAATTTTATTCCGTTGGTTGTGGATGTTGTTCCATCATTGCTCTTTGCGTAAACTCCTCCGCTTCTTTTTGATCCTTTTTGAACCATGCATAAAAAATTCTTGCAAGGACAAATCCATAAATAACCTCTTGTACAAGTTTCATAATAATGGCACCTAATTGTTGATCCTCTGTTACTGGAAGCGTAGAGAATAATTCTGGTCCACTTAAATTTAAACCTGCTAATGTATCAGTAGGTACACAAAGTGTCATAGCCTGCAGCCATACTGCCCCATTCGAATAGGTTTCATATAACGGTTTTCCTGCAAATATAAGTATTCCACAGGCAGGTGTTAGTAATATTGCACTAGCAAATAGGTAACCTACCCGCTTAATTCCACTCAACTGTGTTTGATCAGGTAGACTATTTAATAATGGCCACCACATAAACAATGCAAAAATAAATAATAGCATTGTATACCCACCATGCAATGTTTCACTCATCTTAATTGTGTCAAATATAAATGGTATGTGATAAAAAGAGAATAAAACATTAAAAAGAACGACAGCTAAAATCGGCTTTGTGAAAAAAAGAAAGATTGGTTTAATTACTGGTAACTTTAAAAATGCCTCCCATAGCCAATTAGGTATACTTAACATCAATAATGGAGTCATGATAATCAATAAAATTGACATTTGAACCATATGATAGGTGAACATAATATGAGCTAATAAATCAATAGGAGATCCCTTCACAAGATAAAGAAGGATCATTGAAATTATAAAATAAATGGCCTGCTTTTTGGTTAATGGTTCACTATTTTTAAAATCTTTTCGCCATTTTATTGTTATCAGAAAATATAAAACCGTCATAAATAATATTGTAATTATAAAAAATGGACTCCATAGCGCTTGAAAACCAAATATACTTATAGGCAAATGCCTTCACCTCTTTTTTCCCTTGTACGCTAATTATAGAGTACTACCATACAAGTTTTTTATCTTTCATCCTTCATTATACTTTTGTCCTAACCAATGTTCAATCTTACCAGATGACAAGTTATTGACAGTTTTCATTTAAAACTTATGCACGCAACTTTACTACCAAAATAAAGGACTGTTTTTATAATATTTTTGGTTTTTATAAAAAGAAATACTGTAGGCCTTTATTCAATTTCTTATGAAGTAGACGGCTCTTTTCATAGTGAAATGAAAGACATATCAATTTAATTATTAGTCAAAACGATTATGAAATAAGCCCTTATAAAAGAGAATCCAATTCAATTTAAAAAAAATGTTTAAGGACTAGTACCGAAACGAGGATCGGACTATTTCTGAACCCGATCGTTAAATTAAAAAATCCAGTCTTTCGACTGGATTTTTTTTCTTACCACCAAATAATCGTGAAAAATGTTAACAGAGTTAAAAATCCCACTAATGCACCAGAATACATGAATAGCTGTGGAGCTTCATGACCTTTATGGCTCATATGCATGAAGTAATATAGTTGAAATATTACTTGCACAACAGCCAATAATAATATAAATGGAATGATAAACCATTTTGATAAATCCGCAGCTACTGCACCAAAAGCTATTAGTGTTAGTAATATCATTAAGATAAATGAGATTACTTGATACTTCATTTCCTCTGCATTCTTTCTGCGACGATATTCATAATCTACACGAGGGTTACCGGAATTTAATTGTTCATTTGTCATATTCTTATCCCACCATTCCCATTAAGTATACGACTGTGAAAATGAATACCCACACAACGTCAATAAAATGCCAGTATAAACTTGCAACGTAAAACTTTGGAGCGTTGTATAGACTTAAACCACGACCTGCATTACGAATCATTAATGACAAGATCCAACATAATCCAAAAGCAACGTGGGCACCGTGGAAACCAACTAATGTATAGAAGGCAGATCCAAATGCACTGCTTGTAAATGTATGACCGAATTCATGAACATAATGATTGAATT contains:
- a CDS encoding stalk domain-containing protein, with protein sequence MFRKSVVKYLIFFLFIFIGSILYFQWHGYSSGQKKQEVEKASQTITIEHNNRTFYIKQVIHPLSSGTYSIEWPSSLENLKCIVGEKQQKCIWENENKSKLKVNSDRITFQYELKEKGNQVAFLLKDWFFKLSPLKIEDSKINLIEKQYKHGNWITSSNNTTIKQKKWINYFVFDYKGQASNLYWQNNELVGEKINDWLTIYHQKTINLPSINMSLIEKLIKKPNPIAVIMTNSYPQTLLPSLLILNPNASPQEIEERISREVIRLTLTFKTKEEWMSDIIVSAQLNRAVGSNKAKKMYENLTATIGEEKLNHWVERIFSETPNMTSEKLDQIFEKTTGYGTTFFLDNHIYEFPMKPFITFDPRSISVNGKEISGLHLYSYQDKKYLSFLKLAKALGYEIKNNEQEQTIILTSGENQFHFYLQGKTFTFNGDKYGLLSNPFFKLNQEYFIDINWVKQIFNTKISETNKEIQIFD
- a CDS encoding DUF7147 family protein, coding for MLQRFIELGEGYSDIYELIELANANQHRLAHLMALHTTIEEKHMTSLVVVLQPTDPGEFQALYICREGIPNPHILPNKRFDLFNQIAEKLGKQIIEIEVKNSRDFAENALFYQYLIGILRLNHYIPPMQ
- a CDS encoding YlbG family protein, which produces MFNERQSLIIWLYNLKHAKTLRRFGNVHYVSKRMKYVVLYCDRQEIEELQEKFSSMPFVRKVDLSWKPFLKTEYENSKPDKAKEYDYKIGL
- a CDS encoding YlbF family regulator encodes the protein MLATMERLQIISEAQKLAEMVLQSEAADEYRKSFFKLNNDLQTQKKIKEFVKMKDLYSEVQRFGRYHPDYKTINIRTREAKREMDLDENVAAFRKAENALQDILDQISVIVGKSVSPHIKVPTGNPFFDAGSSCSGGCGSGGGCSCSA
- a CDS encoding YlbE-like family protein encodes the protein MRKEIIDYIYSKNDLKEFLRNQPTWYRKLTRNPEEIKKFEIASLHFFEKTIPQRVEKLSSNLQMASMMMGMLQGLYSQK
- a CDS encoding YlbD family protein; the protein is MGNSKLHPSVEKFKAFVKTHPKIIQDVRNGNHTLQELYEEWYLLGEEDPYWEKFQSEGNETSESTANKKETKSGGWMNQIGNIIQRVDANQMQNHLNNLSQVIASVQGVLSQFQGQNSSVNTTQNTTQNPFSFRKD
- a CDS encoding PaaI family thioesterase, encoding MKENLLALFNECLQNANEDDLKVMYQLLNGVKRKQEKVNYTFIDGILLMDRDITDQKCEITIPISALTENSLQIVHGGVTATILDTAMGTLANSLLPTGYGAVTSNLSIYYIAPGIGESLRASAEVIHKGTKTLVIEGSVHRNDGKKIAHCSGTFFIIKK
- a CDS encoding CAP domain-containing protein, which translates into the protein MRTLFKVFIILVIIFILSLYFHLKPDNESVILDSNINKETPMDNEQAKNSRSELKQGYERPKVGISTYIGESSNKIIKKFGEPIRKDPSAYDYEWWIYNTGESYFQVGVYNGKIVTIYAIGKDNDITPFSIGENIQKIYQNIFLDTDITVQYEEGTYRFELTEEDLNIRPLVQLGSIYAQLSFDKFKGTLSSVRFMDKETLIKQRPYEMSYRGRLVDPMPIVDSKWRPIELGSEKQIFDLTNIIRERFGLNKLEWDQKTADVAYKHSKDMFSEKYFSHESPKYGDLKKRLDSEQVFYQLAGENIAAQYMDGPSAVEGWLNSEGHRESLLESKFTHIGVGVYQKYYTQNFIEKSWEK
- a CDS encoding YugN family protein, which gives rise to MNFENIGIQLFKADLNRLDDIMKKYGMIRAEQWDYERVSYDRKFIIREGTYYLRVQAYAVEGDVDTFDAHMQLMTPILGKHYYPHGVEYGDDEVYPSHLVKQCEELLNSLKKEIEAFAE
- a CDS encoding DUF420 domain-containing protein, whose protein sequence is MSVPVLPTISTSCIVISAIFVAIGWNLIRKKKIDQHMRAMTIAAIFAVVFFLIYSSRTIFIGNTSFGGPDNLKIYYTVFLIFHISLATIGAVLGIISLWSGYKDRISFHRKLGPITSIIWFLTAITGVVVYLLLYVFYHGGETTSVIKAILGF
- the ctaG gene encoding cytochrome c oxidase assembly factor CtaG → MPISIFGFQALWSPFFIITILFMTVLYFLITIKWRKDFKNSEPLTKKQAIYFIISMILLYLVKGSPIDLLAHIMFTYHMVQMSILLIIMTPLLMLSIPNWLWEAFLKLPVIKPIFLFFTKPILAVVLFNVLFSFYHIPFIFDTIKMSETLHGGYTMLLFIFALFMWWPLLNSLPDQTQLSGIKRVGYLFASAILLTPACGILIFAGKPLYETYSNGAVWLQAMTLCVPTDTLAGLNLSGPELFSTLPVTEDQQLGAIIMKLVQEVIYGFVLARIFYAWFKKDQKEAEEFTQRAMMEQHPQPTE
- the ctaF gene encoding cytochrome c oxidase subunit IVB, producing MTNEQLNSGNPRVDYEYRRRKNAEEMKYQVISFILMILLTLIAFGAVAADLSKWFIIPFILLLAVVQVIFQLYYFMHMSHKGHEAPQLFMYSGALVGFLTLLTFFTIIWW